Proteins encoded together in one Gigantopelta aegis isolate Gae_Host chromosome 8, Gae_host_genome, whole genome shotgun sequence window:
- the LOC121379216 gene encoding sodium-dependent dopamine transporter-like, with protein sequence MEVAIISWIYGVDRLMSDIRMMLGFTPSIVIKISWKFIAPTIILSLWLLSYIKYEAVRYAGQYYPAWGETIGWLLMVIVLIPIPGGAVIKLLSQTGSVAERYRAATTPSSLWVPAIYKEDEEERKSLRERVYGDVLQLNDERAHDDVLRLNDERVSLEVHSSV encoded by the exons ATGGAGGTTGCCATCATCAGTTGGATTTATG GTGTCGATCGTTTGATGTCTGATATCCGCATGATGCTGGGATTTACTCCATCGATCGTCATCAAAATATCGTGGAAATTTATCGCCCCGACGATTATATTG TCACTGTGGCTTTTAAGCTACATCAAGTATGAGGCTGTCCGGTATGCAGGGCAGTACTATCCTGCCTGGGGTGAAACTATTGGCTGGTTGCTCATGGTTATCGTGCTGATTCCCATCCCAGGTGGCGCTGTCATAAAGCTGCTCTCTCAGACAGGAAGTGTGGCTGAG AGATACCGTGCGGCCACCACACCGAGTTCTCTGTGGGTTCCTGCAATTTAcaaagaagatgaagaagagaGGAAATCTTTACGAGAACGGGTGTACGGTGATGTGTTACAGCTAAATGATGAACGGGCACACGATGATGTGTTACGGCTAAATGATGAACGGGTATCTTTGGAGGTTCACTCGAGTGTGTGA